ACGTGAAAATTATCGTGTTAACtttttacatttaattaaaaaaatttttttaaagatttaataAGTAagacaaaatgaaaataaaaaatgaaaataataaataaataaataaataaataattaaaattaaaaaaaaatactaatttaaaaattaaattaaacatggAAAACGATCAATACTTTTCGTGTGAGGCATTTGACCACCGACCGAGAGAGCAGCCAGCTCCGAGCAGTTTGGGCGGGCAGCGGAGGGAGGGGGCGCCGGCGGGGGCGGGGAAGAGCCGCAGCCAGGCAGGCCCCGCCCACGCGCCCTTCCGGCCGGCGCCTGCCCGCCCTCCCCCCCTTGTGCGCCTTTTCGTCCTCGCGACCAGCCGCAGACGGGGCGGGGCGCGGGGTGGTCACGTGGCCCCGCGGCCTATAAAAAGGGGCTCCCGCGCGCGCCAGAAGGAGCCGGCGAGTTGCTGAGGGAAAGGCGTGTGCGCGGGCGggcggagggagagagagagggaagcgagCGAGGTGCGCACGAGGCCGGCCGACGGAGGCgcgtctgtctgtcttccttcgcCCGGAAAGGCATCCCGTCTTGTCCGCCCGTGTGTGAGGCGCGGCTTTTTCCCTCAGGCGCGGCGGCGGGtgggcgcggcggcggcggccatgGCGGGGCTTTTGCGGGGGCCTTTGAGGAGCCGGTCCGCCTCGCTTCTCTGATAGCgccggtcggtcggtcggtcggtcgagcGAGGTCACCTGCGGGCCGCATGGCGTCGCCCGTCCCCACGGCGGGCCTGGCGGGCCTGGCGACGGAAGCGGCGGCCACAGCGACCACGGCGGCCACGGCGGGGTCGGGCCCGCTGGGCGCCTTCCTGTGGATGCTGCTGCTGGGCTTCCTCATCGCCTTCGTGCTGGCCTTCTCGGTGGGCGCCAACGACGTGGCCAACTCCTTCGGGACGGCGGTGGGCTCGGGCGTGGTGAGCCTGCGTCGGGCCTGCATCCTCGCCTCGGTCTTCGAGACGGCCGGCTCGGTGCTGCTGGGCGCCAAGGTCAGCGAGACCATCCAGAAGGGCCTCATCGACGTGAACCTCTACTCCGCCGCCCCGGAGCTGCTCATGGCCGGCTCGGTCAGCGCCATGTTCGGTGAGGGGGGCGCCGGGATGAGGGGGGtggtctctgggggggggagagtccTCGTGAATCCCCtaaccccccccctcctccccccctcccaggcTCGGCCGTGTGGCAGCTGGCCGCCTCCTTCCTCCGCCTGCCCATCTCGGGCACCCACTGCATCGTCGGGGCCACCATCGGGTTCTCACTGGTGGCCAAAGGGCAGGAAGGGGTCCGGTGGTCGAAGCTGCTGGAAGTCGGTAAGCGGGAAGGGAGCCATGGATGGAAGCGGGGGCTTGGACGAGGGATCGGTAGGCAAGTGGGCTCTGctatgacatgaggacttcaactcccaggattcctgacctagcatggattggttcaggaattctgggagttaaagttcacCACTTGTAGAACAGCCTtaattgaactcaatctgtatagtctggaggacagaagggaaggggggacatgatcgaaacatttcaatatgataAAGgcctaaataaggttcaggagaggaagtgtttttaataggaaagtgaacccaaggacaagggcacaatctgagatcagttgggggaaagatcagaagaaaatgagaaaatgttatttgactgaaaggagtagatgcttggaacaaacttccagcagacatggttggtcaatccacaggaactgaaattcaacatgcctgggataaacatagatccaccccaagacaaaatacaggaaataatataagggcagagaagatggaccaggaggtctttttctgctgtcaatcttctgtttctatgagtcaactttgcctgccctaaatgcccccctcccttttttttcctccttcctccctccctccagtcttGTCCTGGTTCATCTCCCCGCTTCTTTCGGGCATCATGTCGGCAGTGCTCTTCTTCCTGGTCAGGCTGTTTATCCTCAACAAGGTAGGTCGGATGCCAACCGAAGGACCGGCCGGGAGCTCCCTGCCTGCCCAGGGCAGATAAGACCTAATCGTGGGCATCAGCGGCCAAAAGGCCACATGGGCTGCTATCTGGAGCCGGTTGCAGGCCTGGCAGGGTTTTCACCAGGGGAAGAGAAAGGTTTTATTTAAGCACCGAAGGCTTTACAGGCAAAGTGGCCTGCGCGTGGGGGGCGAGGGAGAAGTCTGTCTACCTGGGAGTCTTGGAGAGGGGAAAGAAGATGCTGGAAAGAAGATGCTGTTCTCTGGCTAGAAATGCCAGAGTCTCTTCTCAACCTCTGGGTTCTGCCAGGTGGTCTCTGTTTTGTAAAAGTTTGGTGGGCAAGAAGAGGCTAATATGCAGTGAGAGGCATCTCTGGGTTGAGAAAAGTGCCTCCCTCTTTATTACAACAGAAGTTAAACAAGCATACGGGGCAGTGAAGAATTTAAactttaaataaaacatttcctcACTGCTTTGTGTACTTGTTTGACTGATACGGCAGCAATGTGTGGTTTTCATGTATTAGGTTGTAAATGTAGAGTTTTGCAGTTGGGAGTTCTCTTCAAGCGCTCAGACCAATAGTGGAAATTCTTCttgaatacaggcagtcctcaacttacaacccccCAGTTCAGCCCAAATGTTCtgtcgctaagcgagacatttgtcaagtggattttgctccattttgtgtCCCCTTTTCACCACAGTTGCCAAGTGAATCATTGCTGGTTTTAATTTGGTTTCTCCATTGATTTGTCAAGATCATAAAAGATGGTCAGAAGAACCATATACTAATGAGGGTTCTTCTGACCACCTTGTCAAACTTTGTCTGAATattgatcacatgattatggaAATGCTACAACAGTAGTAAATGAAAAACACATGTCAGGTTTTTTTCAAAGACATCACTTTGAATGTTCACTGTTGTGAGTCAAGGGAAACTTTAGAATATTCTGTGCCAGAGTTAATGTGGATAGCACATCATGGTCGCTATGTGGCTCCTCTTTACAACTAACCCTTTGAAGCTTTCCTGGAAGCAGATCTCGGAGGAGGAATTATCTTCCCCCAACTGGTTTTTAGATGGTCTTCTGAGAAGACCACCAAAAAGTGGGATGAGAGAGGCTGAAATAGCTGCAGAATCCTCACATTTTCCATAGCAATTGCAAAACTATGAACCTTATATAGCTCTGAAATTGGCCAATTTATAGCTTTTTCTCTGCCCAGAAGATTCAAAgattaaatgtttcttttttctgtccTGTGGGTGGCAAGATCAGTGTTGGCCCTTTAAAATGTGTCGTGTGTTTGCCCTGTATTTAGGGAAGTAAAAATTCTGGATGATGTTACTTTATAGTAATgcctgtcatattttattttgtttcattgGTAGGAAGATCCTGTTCCGAACGGATTACGTGCATTGCCCGTTTTCTATGCCTGCACAATCGGGGTCAACCTCTTCTCAGTTCTGTACAGTGGGGCACCCTGTAAGTGAAGCTTTAAATATTTGGGGTTTAATTTTATAACCCTTTATAAGCTTCTTAATCAAACACAGAGTTTTACCCCTTTTGCTTTACAGGACCGAACTCTTCTAGAAGGCAACTGGTCTGGGCCATTACAGAAAGCTGCAGGCTAGCATACAGGCGCTGAGTCCAACCATAGATAGTTACCCTGTCCGGGAGGCCTGTTCACTCTGTAATTACTAGAGTCCTTTCTTAAATCCTCACAGGAGCCACTAGGCCCAACTTGCGGATGATGGTGTTCCacaaacccccccaccccaccccaaatggCCTGCAGACTGACCTgacctctccctttcctcctcatGCTGTCTTCTGCTGAAACTCAGGATTCTTCTAGCTGCTGCTGAGCCAGGACCGTTTCCACGTCCTTCTAATCAAATCCCTACCACCAGCTAGGAGGCTCTGGGGTGGATTTCTCACTCTGGATTCCCATGCCTTGACCTATTAGACCCTCAGAGAATTTTTCCTGCCTCCCCCTTGTCCAAGACACGTGCTGTGGCAACAAATGTGTGGAAGAGGAATGTCGTACTTCTGTGCTGCAACCTTCTGAATCGCTTGAAATAATGAACTGGGTTTTGGTGGGAGAAGGAAGCTGCATTTAGCATTTTGTTCTATAAGCCAGGGAGGTGTCATATAATTACCAAGGGCATCTCTACTGGAATGCAGCCTGGTGCAACGGGTCTAAACTACTGCAGGTAGTTGAATGAACTTTTAAGTGCCTGGAACTGCCCTGTGCTCTTTGGTgcttatagtgtgtgtgtgtaatttgtgGAAGTGGATCAGCCAAGATCTCTTGGTTCCTTTTCCCAGGCATTGTCATTTCTAGGAGATGCCGCAGTTTTACTTATTCCTTAACAACTGGATTCACCAGTTAGGCTGGGCAAAAATGGGGCTGGGTCTATTCTAGTTCAATATGTTGTGGAAACTAGTTAATTCAGTGAACCAGGATGGCACGTAAAGCAAAGCTGCTTATTGGGCTGGCTTGTAGGATGAACTGTGGCCATAGTATTAACTTATTGGGCTTAGCAGGCTAGTCCACAGTGAGGGACACCAAATGGCTGATACGCATCGTCATACATGACTTAACCATTTTGGTGTGATGGTTATGCAAAAGTGTCACCTTCCAGCCACTCAGTCTCGCATGCAAAAGAGGACTGCATTGTCCTTGCCGTTGTGAGCCCGTGAGAGTCGACCTTCATTGCTTTGCTGAGGAGTTGTTTTTGTCTTCTGGGAAGAGGCCCTGGACGCTCTGTTTCAAGATGTGTGTTATTTTATTTCCTAGTGCTGGGCTTTCGCGAAGTTTATCCCTGGATCATCTTCCTTATTTCTTTGGGGAGTGCTGTTTTGTGCGCTCTCTTCGTCTGGTTTTTTATCTGTCCAAGAATGAAGAAGAAAATTGAACGTAAGTAGATGAAATGTAATTGAATGTAATCAAAGGCGATTGCACTGCGTAGTTGAGCCTTTAGAGGTTATGCTTTTAGGTCAGCCGGTCCCAACCTTTTTGAAACTAGGGACTGGTTTTGTGGGAGGGGAATGGTGTTGAACGCTATCTAAATGCAAGCACACGCAGATAAAGCTTAATTCACGCAAACCAGTTCCTAACAGGCCCCGGActgcagggttgggggggggtgtttaatcTAGTTGAACAGTTGAATTTAAATGTCAACTGAATTTGAAGGAAACGGTGTCTTTCCCGTGTGAAATCTTGGCTTTCCTAGAGTCATGCACAGTGTGTTTCTAGCTCTGGCAAGCGATTTCCTTTTTCTGGTTCCAACCTATTCCTTCAGAGTGAGTTTCCTTTTGGGTCCTGTTccaattcagaggcttggcagtACAGAATGCATGTTATTTCCCTCGTTCTAAATTATTAGGCATTCTGCAGGCCACGTGCTGCCCATAGCTGGCACAAATAAGAGGATACGTAAAAGTATTGCATGCAACTTTATGGCAGGAAGGAGGAGTTAATGTGTAGTTGCCAAGTATTGTGGAGCGTGGATTTTCACACCCCTTGTTGTGATTTGCAGATCTTTGCTATTCGGTTAAACTTGGATATGGGCCTTGGAATAAGTTGGGGAGCGGGATGGTTTCCTCAGTTACATGTCTTGCTTATTCCTGCAGGAGAGAGGAAGTTCAGCCCTTCCGAGAGTCCGTTGATGAGGAAGAAGGACAGCTTGAAAGAGCAGGATGAAATGAAGGCCACAGAGAACCTCATGGCTGAGGACGAGGATGGGAGCAGCCCGGTGACTGGGCCTCACAAAGCAGCCCTGGAGGAGAGGGCTGTCTGCTTCAACTTGGGAGACTTGGAGGAGATGCCAGAACGGGAGAAGGTTGAGATGAAGGAAACCATCATCGGCAGTGGTGAGTACAGGTGACTCGTTTATAGGTTCGGGTGGGGGTCTGCTAATTAtttggagcaggggtctccaaccttggtcgttttaaacctggaggacttcaactcccagaatcccttagTCAGGTGCCTGGGAGTTGAGGTCTTCCAGGctgaaagtggccaaggttggagacccctgattcgGAGAGCAAGCGCTTTGCAGTTGAGTGGCAGCTTCTGTCTGGCGTTGAGGGCCAATTGCCTCCTTCGTGCCTGCAGGAGCCATGCAGCTTTCCAATGGGAGCCTTGCTCAGTTGAACCAAGTGGTGAGCAACCACATCAGCTCCAGCGGACATTACCACACCGTCCACAAAGATTCCGGCCTCTACAAGGACCTCCTTCACAAGCTTCACCTGGCCAAAGTGGGAGACTGCATGGGCGACTCCGGAGACAAGCCCTTGCGGCGCAACAACAGCTACACCTCCTACACCATGGCCATCTGCGGCATGCCCCTGGATTCCTTCCGGCCCAGGGAGACGGAATCaaagggggcggcggcggcggaggagatcGAGAAGCTGACGTGGCCCGCCATGGATTCCAGGAAGAGGATCCGCATGGACAGCTACACCAGCTACTGTAACGCTGTGGCCGACGCCCACCCCGCCGACGTGGACCTGCAGAAGGCGGAGGTGGGCGGGGCTGCCAACCGGAAGGACAGCGACTGCTCCCTGGACGAGTGGCACGACCAGGACAAGCCGGAAGTGTCACTGCTCTTCCAGTTCCTGCAGATCCTGACCGCCTGCTTTGGCTCCTTCGCTCACGGAGGGAACGACGTCAGGTCAGTCTGGTTGACCTGAAATAATTAATTCTTGTTAACTTTATACGCAAGAATTAGCCACTCCTGCTGTCCGTTTATTGAGATAAAAGATTCTCTAGGCTGGGGGCAGGGGATTCTTTTTTCTCCATTTTGCTACTTTAGGGGGGTGGTCGACTGACGCGTTTTCCCCTTTTGGCAGCAATGCGATTGGTCCTCTGATTGCCCTGTACCTGGTCTACCAAACGGGTAATGTGTCTTCCGGGGCAGCCACTCCTATTTGGCTTTTACTCTATGGAGGTGTTGGGATCTGCACTGGCTTGTGGATCTGGGGAAGAAGAGTCATCCAGACCATGGGCAAGGACCTGACGCCCATCACGCCGTCCAGGTAGGAGTTGTCCAGGCAGGGTAGCGCCACAGCCGGGGAAGCGAGCGGCTTGGCCCAGGATGGGACTGCGTGGGGGTGTGTGAGGGCTTCACGAGCCTTTTGGAGCCTCCCCGTGGAGTTATCTCGGCCCTTGTCTGATATTGGTGGCAATTTTATCTTCCGCAGTGGCTTCAGCATTGAGCTGGCGTCTGCTTTGACGGTGGTCATTGCTTCCAATGTGGGCTTGCCTATCAGCACGACTCACTGCAAAGTAAGTAAAACTGGACGTCCGTAAAATGAATATGACACACGATTGGTGGCCGCCCTCTTGTTAAGGCCCGTGATTCTTCTCTGCTCTCCACTGACTTTTGTATATTTCTCTAGAAAGCTGGGAAGCTTAGCTCCGGTTTCGTTCTAATACTTGGCTTGAAGAAGAATTAATTCTTGATTATGCAAGACAACTGCCCACCAATTATATTGATCACCATTTGCCTTTCTATTAGACCAAAATTCCTGTCGTCCATGTGACATATTgtgacctccccccccctttgtcgGCCATGAATTTGATACCCCAGTATTAGACTATTTCCTTTGGCCTTCATTGCAAAGGCTGCACAAGATTTGAGTACAACAAAAATATGTGTGAGAACTGCTATGAAGGGCATTTACTTTCAGCTGGTCACCAACGGCCACTTTTGTTAACTTCTGTGCTTTTGTCTCTTCTGCCCAGGTTGGGTCAGTGGTGTCTGTCGGCTGGCTGCGCTCAAAGAAGGCTGTTGACTGGCGCCTGTTCCGCAATATCTTCATGGCCTGGTTCGTGACTGTCCCCATTTCTGGAATCCTCAGTGCAGCCATCATGGCCCTGTTCAAGTACCCCATCCTGGGAGTGTGAAACAGATGTGCTGAGAGACTGACTGGTAGCTCTGGCGCACAAGCCCCGGCCCTCATCCTCTTGCCAAGCGGCCCAAACAGTGTTAAGGTGGCGCCACCAACTGCAAACGGGGCAGAGAGTGTATTCTTTGTGCCGTATCTGCTTCTTTGCCCAACCTCTTTCTTGGAACTAGGAAGTGCTAGGTCTACAAATCATTGTGTCTATAtttctaaacttttttttttttaaatctggctTTAAGTTCATATTTAATGTTGTCAGAGACATCGTTCTTCTTTTTGCAAGCTAAACAAACTTTAGTGAGCACAAGGAGGAGAATGTTAGCTAGAAAATCGGTGGCAAGTGCCACttttataaataaaatctttttgaATAAAAAAACAACAGGCTGTCTGGGAGAAATGTATGGGTGGGACAATGATGACTTACAATAGTTGTGTTCTTGATGTGCTTGCAGTAGCAGTACACAGAGTAGTTGGAGATTACAAAAACAACCGAATTAGTTAAAATCTGTATAGAATTAGAACGGCCTGTTACAAAGCAGAGAGGTTTGGCTTTAATAAGCCTGCCTTTTCCTTGTCTGAAAGTTGGAAGGTtcttgttttggggaagaaataATTTCTAAAGTCCTttgctgagtgtgtgtgtgagagagtgagagaaaataTCTTATTTAATACTTTTTTGGTACCTGGAATAATTCTTGGAACATTCAGATGAATAAATATTTAACGAATTTTGCAGGAACTGTGTTGAAAAGTTCTGTATTATATATCTTGTACAGTTCTAAGAATGGAATTAAATATTTCTGCCTGTTAAAAGTCTTTGGGATTTTCATTTAACGTGCAGGGTAGT
The nucleotide sequence above comes from Erythrolamprus reginae isolate rEryReg1 chromosome 12, rEryReg1.hap1, whole genome shotgun sequence. Encoded proteins:
- the SLC20A1 gene encoding sodium-dependent phosphate transporter 1; amino-acid sequence: MASPVPTAGLAGLATEAAATATTAATAGSGPLGAFLWMLLLGFLIAFVLAFSVGANDVANSFGTAVGSGVVSLRRACILASVFETAGSVLLGAKVSETIQKGLIDVNLYSAAPELLMAGSVSAMFGSAVWQLAASFLRLPISGTHCIVGATIGFSLVAKGQEGVRWSKLLEVVLSWFISPLLSGIMSAVLFFLVRLFILNKEDPVPNGLRALPVFYACTIGVNLFSVLYSGAPLLGFREVYPWIIFLISLGSAVLCALFVWFFICPRMKKKIERERKFSPSESPLMRKKDSLKEQDEMKATENLMAEDEDGSSPVTGPHKAALEERAVCFNLGDLEEMPEREKVEMKETIIGSGAMQLSNGSLAQLNQVVSNHISSSGHYHTVHKDSGLYKDLLHKLHLAKVGDCMGDSGDKPLRRNNSYTSYTMAICGMPLDSFRPRETESKGAAAAEEIEKLTWPAMDSRKRIRMDSYTSYCNAVADAHPADVDLQKAEVGGAANRKDSDCSLDEWHDQDKPEVSLLFQFLQILTACFGSFAHGGNDVSNAIGPLIALYLVYQTGNVSSGAATPIWLLLYGGVGICTGLWIWGRRVIQTMGKDLTPITPSSGFSIELASALTVVIASNVGLPISTTHCKVGSVVSVGWLRSKKAVDWRLFRNIFMAWFVTVPISGILSAAIMALFKYPILGV